Genomic segment of Arachis hypogaea cultivar Tifrunner chromosome 16, arahy.Tifrunner.gnm2.J5K5, whole genome shotgun sequence:
TTAAGTTGTTAACAAAATTACTTTCTAAATTTGTtaagacaattttttttaaatattttaaaatttgacaaaaatattcaaccattaaatatatattcacaaaaaaaaaattgatataatatttaCAAACATGCTTagaaaaaatagatatttttacCTATAAAACTTAATGattttataaatagatattttttatgattctttTGTAAAtagtcaaaaataattttaaaaaataaaaagaaaatttagagGTCGAACCTTGGTTTTTTCTCCATACaattattcaaatattttcacaaaaatttAGATAAAAATGTATAAATAGTTTGTGAAATATAAAAATCGTATGTTATttataaaaatgtaatttttttttattattcttatcgtattttaaaatattttgttggcatatttatctttattaacaaattttaaaaagtacTTCTGTCaataattgtataatttgaagatttttttgtagtttacttttttattaatgtgTATTGTGCTAATTAGTTCTTGACCCTGTAAGTTCTTTTGTTAACATGTTTGTTTTAAGctcatttatttgattttattattagaaattcaaataataattattctatttaaccTATAAAAATTTCGGCAATTGATTCCTTTTTTCGGAATTTTTATTGaccctccaaaaatttttaaaatttattttttataggtcatctaaattgatttttattgaacatCTGCTTATGAATATTGTCTATTTTGAcacaagaaaaataatataaaaattttaaattatacttATTATTTGTTAATCATTAAAACTCAATCTTTGTTATGGAACTAACATATATTAACAGTAAGGAGTGTTTGCCCTGACTTGAGAAATTAGGCTCATTATGTTTGTGAAACATGTTGCTATAGGTCTTGTAAGGCCTCTTGAAGTATTTAAATTAATGAGAGTTGTTATATTCATCAGAATACATTAGATTTTTGTAATTTGGTGGATGAATTAATATGTATGCTTACTTTTAGTTGTGATACTACCATTtggttgattattgttgaagAGTTGTTAATTATGTGGTTGGGAGGAAGCTAGACAATTTATAGTCTAGAATTTGTGTTTAGGAAAAAGGAAAGTATGAAGAGACAATATTTTTATTGTACAATACATACAATAATAGATGGaggtttaattgaaattaaaaataaattatgggtaattaattaatttttatttctttcgaatttgaaatttgaaacaaaTTAGAATTACCGTCAGTTATAGAATCAGAACAACGAACTCCCTCTCAAGACGGCGTGACCTCCATTCTCTCAATTAATTCGAGAATATCGCCACTTTAGCCCTGCCACGATCACTGACTGCCGTGAGCCTCTCTTCCCACCGCCCTGTCGTTCACACTACGTCCCGGTGGTTTGCGGGATCTTCGCGCCGACGCAGCAACCCAGACCTACAGCAAGGAGAGTGCGCAGCTGGAAGGCCTTCTTCCTAATGGCCACATCGCAAGACCAACGTGTTTCAAGTGAGGGTCATCCTTCATGCACACCACCGAGTCGAGATACATTAATGGAGTGCGATATGGTTGAACTCCTAGTTGTGATATGTCTGCCGTTGCAGAGAATTTATCAAACCAACCTCAAAACATATCCGGCGATATCGTCGTCGACGGTGAGAAGTCGAACAAGGTGAGCAATTATGAGCAATAAATTCTGCCATAGAtgtttatttttcgaaaaattcagattttacgtCACAATGTAAATGAGGTGTTTGTTTTTATGATTAATGCAGTATCCAGATGTGATGCATGAGTTGAGATTGAACTAAATGTGTGATTGTTTTTGAATAGAATGGTATGATTATATCCATGGAGAATTTGcataaattaattaatcatttcatGCGTATATGATTGTTTTTAAAGGTATGGTATACTTATATGCAGGAAGCGTATTTTATACTTATATTTGTATATGAATGTATGCTGCCTGCATATTATATGGCATGTTTATATGCTAACCATCCTATTATATTTGTGTTTGTCATGCAGATGGccttatattttatatgaatgttGAAATAGCCTAAATTAATTAGTTGGTATGCATTATAATGTATGGTATGCGTATATTGTTGCTACATGATGGTCATTCAATGAATTAAAAAAGCAACTATATGAGTGTTTTGTAATGGCATGGTATCCTTATATGATAcctgcatattttttatttatatgctcATATGCTTTCTGCATATTATGTGGTTTGCCTACATGCTTTCTacatattattttcttatttttcatgctGATGGGTTTATATGGTTATGTGTGTGCTGAAATTGATGTGAATACACTAATTATGTGCCTATATGAGTGGTTTATAATGAATGGTGTGCTTATGTTCTTCATGTATGTGTAGAAAAGATGTTATGTATCTAATTTTATATGATGGTTATTGAATGAAAAAAGAAGCAACTAAAGGATGGTGCAGGCCcttaaataatagataaaatgGAATAAATGATTCTATTGGCATGATTTCTAGCTGTTGTTGTGTTTTTGGTGATTGTGTTTAAGGTTTTATTTACGTGAGTTTTAATAaggatttttttccttttggttaCTGTGTTTGTATCGGAATTATAGGCCATGCAACTGTTGGATGTTACTGAGGTTGGAAGTGAAGAGATGGAGCTTGGTGATGAGGTTTTGGAATCTAGTTTAATTTTATGTAGTCATAATTCGCATGTTTCATTTGATAAATAAtggtaattattttttctttcggACTAATACAAAATGTAGTTACCAGATCATGGTTGCCTACAAAAAGACGAGATACCAAGAGTTGGAATGCGGTTTGCGCAGTTACAGATGGCTCATGACTTTTATGTTACCTATGCAAAGAAAGTAGGATTTGCAACTAAGATAAGGACGACAACATATGACAAGATCACAAAGGCTCCCCTTAACCAAGCTATACACTGTAATCGCGACGGGTATCGCAAGTCTCGTGTCAAAGCACCAACGCGGAAGAATACGATTTCAGCTGCTGGGtgcaaggtaaggatatatgtcaAGTTTGATAAAGACATGCAAGACTAGGTTTTGTTCAAGGTTGAGTTGACGCACTCACACCCTTGTTCAGCGAGAAAGGCAGTGCATTATCATGAGTATAGGCAGCTGACCATGCATGTGAAGTGCGTGATCGAGGATAATGATGAGGCTGAGATTCGACCAAATAAGACATTTCTTGCTTTAGTAAATGAGGCTGGAGGCCCCTCTAACTTGGGATTCTCAGAGAAGGATTTAAGAAACTATATAACAGCAAGGCTCTGAACTAGCAACGTGAATGCGGATGTAAGGGAGATGATGAGCTACTTCGTGAGAATGAAGGACATCAATCCGAATTTCTTTTACGCGGTGAAGTTGGACGAGGAGTGTAAATTTGAGAGTGCAGTATGGGTGGATGCAAGATGTAGGGCGTCGTATGAATACTACGGAGACGTTGTGTCAGTTGATAGCACCTACCGTACAAACAGGTATGAAGTAGTTCAATTGGTGTTGTGTCCTTTATTCTTTTAAACTCTATCTAATCATGATGGGCATTTCTTATGTCTAGTTGATTTTTCTGATAGGCATGGATTACCGTTTGTGTTGTTCATTGGGGTCAACAACCATGGTAAGTCAACCCTCCTCGGTTGTGCTTTACTGGGAAATGAGGAAATTCCAAGTTATGAGTGGGTTTTTAGCCAATGGGTGAAGTGCATGAGAACTGTTCCACAGCGTATCATAACCGATCAATATCGGTCCATTTTTGGTGCGATCAGAAATACATTACCCGACACATGCCACCGATGGTGCATCTGGC
This window contains:
- the LOC114925512 gene encoding protein FAR1-RELATED SEQUENCE 6-like, which translates into the protein MKDINPNFFYAVKLDEECKFESAVWVDARCRASYEYYGDVVSVDSTYRTNRHGLPFVLFIGVNNHGKSTLLGCALLGNEEIPSYEWVFSQWVKCMRTVPQRIITDQYRSIFGAIRNTLPDTCHRWCIWHITKKLPSKLGGYRRYRDLYDDLNDIVWNSQTEESFEDNWSKFIDEYKLHNNTWLSGLLVYD